The following DNA comes from Neurospora crassa OR74A mitochondrion, complete genome.
ACATGACTGGTTTTTATAGTAAAGATTTTATTTTAGAGTCTGCTTATGGACAATTTAGTTTTTCAGGGGTAGCTGTATATATCATAGCTACTATTGGTGCAATATTTACAACTTTATACTCTGTTAAAGTATTGTATTTAACTTTTTTAGCCAACCCTAATGGTTATATCCATTTTTATAGACATTTCATATTGTATGAAAGACTATATGTATATGTAAGTTATACGGGAAAAGAAGAATTCTATTTGCCTAAGCATATGTCAAAAGAAATCAATAATTTGCCGAGATCAGTATCAGGTGAGGGTGGATTCTTTTTAAGTTTACCTTTAGTTATATTGGCCTTATTTTCTATATTCTTTGGTTTTATTACTAAAGATATATTTATAGGTTTAGGATCTAACTTTTTTATAGATAATAGCTTATTTATTCATCCTATTCATGAGATAATGATAGATACTGAATTTGCTGTACCTACATTATTTAAACTATTGCCTTTTATATTTACTATATCTTTTAGTTTAATAGCTTTAGTTTTATCTGAAAAATACCCAAACTTAGTTGTTCATTTTAAATTATCTAGATTAGGTTATAATCTTTTTGGTTTCTTTAATCAAAGATTTTTAGTTGAATTATTTTATAATAAATATATTACAAATTTAGTTTTAGATTTAGGTGGACAAATTACTAAGATTTTAGATAAAGGTAGTATAGAGCTATTAGGACCTTTTGGTTTAGAAAAAGTCTTAATTAAATGAAGTAAAGATATAGCATCTTTAAGTACAAGTATTGTAACAAATTATGCTTTATTTATTTTAGTTGGATTTATTTTATATGTATTTACATTTATTAGTTTGTTAGAAGGAGGTTTGGATTTGAATTTATCTTTATTCATTTTATTACTTTCTTTAACATCTTCTACATCTTCTTCTGATTCAAAGGAAGGAAAAATGATCAAGAAAGCTGTAGTTAGCACCAAAAATAAAAATATACGATAATGACAAACTCAACTATACAATTACAAGAACTATATTCCAGCCCGGCTACGGTGGTCGTAGGTGGCTTAATAGTGGGTGGCCTGGGCCTAGTAGGCTACCTAGGTTGGGAACTCTATGAGTGAGTTAAACCCCAAATCAAAATCCCACCAGCATTGGTGCCTGTGTTGGTGGATTTAGTCCCTACTGCTCCTTCCCCTCCTCCCCCACCTTTCCCTTCTTCTCTCCCTGATAAAGATAATGTTTATCCAGATTTAATTAGTCTGATAGTCGTTTTTGTATTGGATGCCTTGACAGGATGGGCTTCCGAGGTGGAGACTGTTTCGGCAAATTTAAATATCAGAGATCCCCTTACTAATAGCATCATTCCCGTGGATGATGATGTGCTTAATCACGCCAGGCGTCTTTTACGTGGTGCTTATGATACACGGTCTTGGGCTTAACTGATCTTACCGATTCTCAGACCTTTTTTACCTCCAGCTGTTAATTTCCTACTAAATGGGGCCTATAGGACTTTTTTATATTCGACACAATACTTGGCGGATCTTGTGGATATACAAGGTGGGTTGTATTATACTACTTCCACCCTGGCATCTTTTCGCAACCCCCTCCTTTGCTCCGCAAAGGAGGGGGGGAGGTTAAGAATCTAAGTAAGCTTTTTTATAATATGAGAAAGATGACTATTGAAATGAACTATTTCGTGGTACATCTGGGTGGGCAGGGGGGTTATATTATAAATCGTAACAGAGTTTAATTGTAAATCGGGGGACCCCACAACCCGATTTAAGTTCGTAGGTTTATCCACAAGCTTCCTAATCCCCCCTTCCCCCCTGCAGTACTGCAGGGGGGGGGGGGCGAAAAAGTAAAAATTATAAAATATTTAGAGAGGGAGTGGCGTTTAAACCACGTCCACTCCCTCACTCTTAATAAAAAATAATAATAATACCTGCCAGCATAGATATTATTGAAAAAATATTAGTTCCACCGGTTAATTCATAGTTAATGGTGTAGTCATTTCGTGTGCTATTAGTAAATAATGAAGAAAGAATTTTGAATGTTTTTATTTGCTTCATTAATAACTCCTATTATAAGAGTATTTATTATATGTATTGAAATGAGTATTGAATTACGCAGTAGACTGCGTAGGTTAAGTAGAATCCTCCGAGATGAATTCCGTAACGGCTTTAGTTATTTAGATACTGTTCGAGGCCGGGGGACCCGGGGTGAAATCCCCCCGAAAGGGAGGATTTCTTAAGACAATTCGACAAACCTCCTGACCTCTAACACATCGACGGAAATGAATAAAAAAGGATTGCATTGTAGTACAATAGTTTTTGTTTTTATTTGCTTATTATTAATCCCTATTTTAGGGAAATCGAGTACTTAAATATCCTATATTCCAGGACTCCTGCCTCCTGCCTCCTGCCTTCGGCAGGAGGCAGGAGGCTCGTCCTAGTCTAGTCTATAAAATTACTAATATTAAATATATTAATATATTATAAAGAGTTTTAATAATAATAATAATAAGGTGTAGAAGAAGTTTGGTTTAATGATCTTTATTCTTTATATTTTTTTTTTATTTCTTTCATTTTTTTTATTAATTTATTTACCATGAGATTATTAAAAAGTCATCCTTTATTAAAATTAGTTAACTCATATCTTATTGACGCTTCACAACCTAGTAACATAAGTTATTTATGAAACTTCGGTTCTTTATTAGCATGTTGTTTAATTATACAAATTGTAACTGGTGTAACATTGGCAATGCACTATAGTCCTAACGTATTAGAAGCTTTTAACTCTATAGAACATATTATGCGTGATGTGAATAATGGATGATTAGTACGTTACTTACACAGTAACACAGCTTCAGCTTTCTTCTTCTTAGTTTATTTACATATAGGAAGAGGAATGTATTATGGATCTTATAGAGCTCCTAGAACATTAGTTTGAGCTATCGGAACAGTAATCCTTATACTTATGATGGCTACTGCCTTCCTGGGTTATCAACATAGCCCAAAATGGTTTGATATAAGTAATAAAGGTAGTATAAGTAATAAAGGTAATATCACAAATTCGTTGCCCCCCCTCCTCCAGAGGTGGGGGGGAAGAATAAACAAGAGATTGTTTAACAAAAATCTAGTAAAAAGAGGTTATTGTACAAGTAGTTCTTTAAATAGTCCTGAAATGTCTGAAAGATTACAAACGATTATTAATGAATTAGGTATAAACCCTGTATATGTTTATGAAGATTTAAATCAACCTTCCAGTTGAAAACAAATATTACATGATACAAGAGATTTAAGCGGTGTATATATGATAATTAATAAAACAACAAAAGATTATTATATAGGTTCTGCATCCAATAATAGATTTTATACTAGATTCTGTAATCATGTTATTCATTTTACAGGTAGCAAAATAGTTAAATTAGCAATTAAAAAGTATGAATTGAAAAATTTTGCTTTTGTTATATTAGATTTATATCCTAATGTTGTTACCAAAGAAAATAACAAGGAATTATTGGATTTAGAAGATAAATATTTAAAACTATTAGTGCCTAATTATAATATTTTAACCGAAGCAGGTTCTAGTTTTGGTTACAAACATACTGAAATAGATCGTCAAAAGATGAAAGATCTTTATAGTGACGCTAGACGAGAAAAGATAGGTAGTCTAAATAGGGGTAAAAAGTTTTCTCCTGAAACAATAGAAAAAATAAGAGAAAAGGCTTTAACTAGACCTCCTATGTCAGAAGAAACTAAAATAAAATGTATTGCTAATACAAGACCTGTTGTGTTATATAACTTGAATAGAACTATTTACGGTAAGTACTCTACTATTTTAGAAGCAGCTAATGCTATTAACTGTAATGAAAAAACCATTAGAAGAGCACTGCAGACAGAAAAAAAATTAGTTAAAAGACAGTGAATAGTAGAAGATTTTTCTGACAAATAGGTTTTATTCCTTATTATACTTTATTCTTTATTATACTTTATTCTTATATAAACCATAGTCCCATGAGTATAAATCTTTTTGCAATTTTTATAGAAAAAAAAAGATTAAAGTGGTACATCCCGACAGGGATGTAAAATAGTTTTAGTACTATTTGGCGATGTTAGTGAAAACGGTTAAAATCCCTCTACTTATGCTGGGACAAGACCGTCGGTTATATAAATAATCGCTACAGACTGGGTCACTAATGGGTGGCTGAAATGCTGCTTAATGTACAGTCGGAACTTTTAATTAAACAAAGGTATTTAATTAATGGAATACACGAATTAAAAGTTATTCCAGCTTATTATTGATATAATAAGTAAGTACGTATGTTTTACCTTATGGACAGATGAGTTTATGAGGTGCTACTGTTATTACCAATTTAATAAGTGCAATTCCATGAATTGGACAAGATATTGTTGAGTCAAAAATTATTACTTTAATTATTAATTTATCTTTTATTGCTATTTTATTTTCAATTGTAGTTGTGTATTATTATATCTTACTACATGTTAATTTTTCATCTAACCTTCCTACGATAGGTGTTATTCATCAAAACGCTTTAAAGAAATCAAATAAGGCTTTAAGATTAGATAAACAAGAATATATATCCATTCCTTCATCATTTTTAGCTTTTTTAGCTGGATTGGTTGATGGTGATGGGTATATTCAAGTAACTAAAACATCTAAAGGTTTCATAGCAATTAAGTTAGTTATATCTCTTCATTTAGAAGATCTTTCTATTTTAGAATATATTCATTCTGTTTTAAAAATAGGTAAGATAAATATTTATAAGGATTTAAGAAGTCCAACTTGTAAATTAGTAATTAATAAAACGGATCTACAAGAAATATTGTTCCCATTGCTTATGTATAATAAGATTTTTTTCTTAACTAATACTAGAGCAGATCAATTTAACTTAGCTATGTATATATTCAAAAATGATATTAAGATGTATAATCAAATTCCCGATAACACACCTGCTGTTTTTGAGATACCTAAAAATCCTATTGATTACACATTATTGCCTTTTTTTAAAAATTGAATAGTCGGATTTACATGTTCTGAGGGTTCATTTTTTATTAAAAGTAATAATGATGGTTGTTTTCAATTAAAACAGAGAATACATACTAATTTATTTGAAGCCTTTAAACTAATGTTTAATACTAATAGAAAAATAGATACAACAAATAATTTTAATCAATTTGGTGTTAGTTCTAAATCTGATATACAAAAAGTTATAAATTTCTTTTCATTTTCAGGTTTACATCCTTTAGTAGGGTTGAAATATATTCAATATATAAAATGGTTAAATAATTTACGAGAAAGTTTGCGTTATAGTACCTTAAATTATCCTGATGCAAAATAATGCAAGATAGATTGCAAAAGATATAAATTAATAAATGTAATGGGGCTCCTTAAAATAGGTAGGGTTTAATCTTATTATATTTTAGAGGCAAATGGGGAAAATTACAAGGACATTTAATAAATTACCTCCGTTTTATTAGATTATTTGTAGCGAAACTTAATTCGGTATATAAAAAATGGATTAAGAACGTTCAACGACTAATGAGTGAGTTATACCAACAATAAGCTCAACACGATACCCCCAAAATCCACTCTATGAGTGGGTTTAAGATATAGTCTAAATATACCCTTAAGGGTGTAAAGTATAAGTTAAATATTATACGTAATATATTGTCATTTGAGGAGGTTTTAGTGTAAACAATGCTACTTTAAATAGATTCTTTGCTTTACATTTTGTTTTACCATTTATTTTAGCAGCATTAGTATTAATGCATCTGATTGCACTTCATGATACAGCAGGGTCAAGTAACCCTTTAGGTGTTTCAGGTAATTACGATAGAATAACATTTGCTCCTTATTATTTATTTAAAGATTTAATAACTATTTTTATCTTTATATATGTTTTAAGTTCATTTGTTTTCTTTATGCCCAATGTTTTAGGTGATAGTGAAAATTATATAATGGCCAACCCTATGCAAACTCCACCTGCTATTGTGCCAGAATGATATTTATTACCTTTCTACGCTATATTAAGATCTATACCTAATAAATTATTAGGAGTTATTGCTATGTTTAGTGCAATATTAGCTATAATGTTATTACCTATAACAGATTTAGGTAGATCAAAAGGTTTACAATTTAGACCTTTAAGTAAATTCGCTTTCTGAGCTTTTGTAGTAAATTTCTTAATTTTAATGAAATTAGGTGCTTGTCATGTAGAATCACCTTTTATTGAATTAGGTCAATTTAGTACAATCTTTTATTTCAGTTACTTTATATTTATAGTACCTGTGCTTAGTTTAATTGAGAATACTCTTGTAGATCTCAACTACTTGAAATAAGATTTTTTTAGCAAAGCTAAAAAAAATTTTTTTTAGCTTTGCTAATTTGGTTTTTTTTGAGGCGAGCTTTCCTACCTTCCTCCCTTCCACTTCTCGAGGCGAGCTTCGCTTAATTTTTTTTTTAGCCGTCCCCCCGCCCTGCAGTACTGCAGGGGGGGGGTGGAGGGAAACGGAGGAGGCCGTAAATAATTATTTGATCTTAGCAAGGGATCAGGATTACGATGTAAATGGTTTACCCTTTGACTGCAAATCTTAAGGATTAGGTTCGATTCCTACGTAATCCTTTAGGGTTAGCCTATAGCCAATTTTTTTGAGGCTAGCTTAATTTTTTTTAGCCGTCCCCCCGCCCTGCAGTACTGCAGGGGGGGGAAGCTAAAAAAAATAAGCGCCAGCCCAAAAAAAAATGAAGCAAGCTGCCCGCAAATTTAATAAATTTACTAACTATCTTAATGAAAAAAAAAAAATAATTCTATAAGGGGAGTAATTATCTGTATTTAGGGCTTAAATAATATGGGGGTAGTACATAATAATAATATTTAAGCACTAAAACATATATTTGTTTTTGTTTTTAAAAATATATGATAAAAAGACGCCTCGCGGCTCGATTTATTATTTGTATGTAAAATAAATTTAGGTTTAGTTTAGTTTGGAGGCGAGCTTCGCTAGCCCCTAAAATATACAAACTAAATCTTCTCTTGTAGGCTACAAAGGAATATAAGATACTAAGTAGTATCTTAACTGATGTTGTAGAAAAGGCGGAGTGATTCTGAGGCAAGCTTCGCCCGCCTTAACAAAATATGTATTATGAAGAAATAAACCGGTAAAGAAATATTTCTTTTTTTTTTTATATACACTACCTACATATTTTGGAGGCGAGCTTCGCTTAATTTTTTTAGCCGTCCCCCCGCCCTGCAGTACTGCAGGGGGGGAAGCTAAAAAATAATTGCCTCCCAAAATATTTTTAATATTTTGGTTAAATAATAAGATAAGTCTTCATTTTCTCGCGTAGCGGAGGCTCTCCTAACAAACCCCCCGCAAGCTTGCGGGGGTTTAGAAGTGGGAGCAAAATGAATTATAATAATAACTTGTGCGCTCCTCCAAAGGCGCTCATCCACTCTTCACAATCCCCCTTCCCCCCCCTGCAGTACTGCAGGGCGGGGGGACGGGGGGATATGTGGATAAGGGTAGCGAGAAAAGTTAATTTACTACATGAGGCTAATGGAATATTGGATAGCTGACTTAATATAGCAAGGCACTTCGTTGGTTCTAATACTGATTTAGCCGTGATTCCGCCTTTTTTTTTTTTTTTTTTTTTTTTAAAAAAAAAAAAAAAAAGAAAGTCCACAAAACATTGAAAGGCTAGTGTGTTTTTTAGTAAGTCAGTCAATCACCTACGTAGGTGATCCAGAATTACGTTACCGGGGATATTCTGTTGGTCGGTTTACAGAATATCCTGGTTAGCATTGATTGTATAATCAATAAGATGTTGTAATCTTATTTTATTTTTATTTATAAGATACGTAACCATTATAATAAAAACCATTATATTATTTAATCAATTAAATAGTGAGGAGTTTGGGCTCTCTTTAAATTCAAGTAAAAGAAGTGTCGGGTTAATGTCGTCAATTTCGATTTGAACTGAAAGATGATTTTTATCAACGAATGCTAAAGATATAGGAGTTCTTTATCTAATCTTTGCGCTATTTTC
Coding sequences within:
- a CDS encoding cytochrome b produces the protein MRLLKSHPLLKLVNSYLIDASQPSNISYLWNFGSLLACCLIIQIVTGVTLAMHYSPNVLEAFNSIEHIMRDVNNGWLVRYLHSNTASAFFFLVYLHIGRGMYYGSYRAPRTLVWAIGTVILILMMATAFLGYVLPYGQMSLWGATVITNLISAIPWIGQDIVEFIWGGFSVNNATLNRFFALHFVLPFILAALVLMHLIALHDTAGSSNPLGVSGNYDRITFAPYYLFKDLITIFIFIYVLSSFVFFMPNVLGDSENYIMANPMQTPPAIVPEWYLLPFYAILRSIPNKLLGVIAMFSAILAIMLLPITDLGRSKGLQFRPLSKFAFWAFVVNFLILMKLGACHVESPFIELGQFSTIFYFSYFIFIVPVLSLIENTLVDLNYLK
- a CDS encoding group I intron endonuclease; the encoded protein is MRLLKSHPLLKLVNSYLIDASQPSNISYLWNFGSLLACCLIIQIVTGVTLAMHYSPNVLEAFNSIEHIMRDVNNGWLVRYLHSNTASAFFFLVYLHIGRGMYYGSYRAPRTLVWAIGTVILILMMATAFLGYQHSPKWFDISNKGSISNKGNITNSLPPLLQRWGGRINKRLFNKNLVKRGYCTSSSLNSPEMSERLQTIINELGINPVYVYEDLNQPSSWKQILHDTRDLSGVYMIINKTTKDYYIGSASNNRFYTRFCNHVIHFTGSKIVKLAIKKYELKNFAFVILDLYPNVVTKENNKELLDLEDKYLKLLVPNYNILTEAGSSFGYKHTEIDRQKMKDLYSDARREKIGSLNRGKKFSPETIEKIREKALTRPPMSEETKIKCIANTRPVVLYNLNRTIYGKYSTILEAANAINCNEKTIRRALQTEKKLVKRQWIVEDFSDK
- a CDS encoding laglidadg endonuclease, with product MRLLKSHPLLKLVNSYLIDASQPSNISYLWNFGSLLACCLIIQIVTGVTLAMHYSPNVLEAFNSIEHIMRDVNNGWLVRYLHSNTASAFFFLVYLHIGRGMYYGSYRAPRTLVWAIGTVILILMMATAFLGYVLPYGQMSLWGATVITNLISAIPWIGQDIVESKIITLIINLSFIAILFSIVVVYYYILLHVNFSSNLPTIGVIHQNALKKSNKALRLDKQEYISIPSSFLAFLAGLVDGDGYIQVTKTSKGFIAIKLVISLHLEDLSILEYIHSVLKIGKINIYKDLRSPTCKLVINKTDLQEILFPLLMYNKIFFLTNTRADQFNLAMYIFKNDIKMYNQIPDNTPAVFEIPKNPIDYTLLPFFKNWIVGFTCSEGSFFIKSNNDGCFQLKQRIHTNLFEAFKLMFNTNRKIDTTNNFNQFGVSSKSDIQKVINFFSFSGLHPLVGLKYIQYIKWLNNLRESLRYSTLNYPDAK